The Streptomyces cyanogenus DNA segment AGACGGCGAGCATCATCCCGCTGGTGACCAGCGCGGCGCCCAGGAAGTCGGCACCCTTGTCCAGGCCCATGCCCCGGTCGGACGGGATCGAGCGTACCGCGATCACCAGGGCGGCCAGGCCGATCGGGACGTTGATGTAGAAGACCCAGTGCCAGTTGACACCGTCGGTGAGCAGCCCGCCGGCGATGATGCCGAGCGAGGCGCCGGCCGCCTGGCCGAAGCCGGAGATGCCCATCGCCTTGCCGAGTTCCGCCGGGTTGGTGAAGATCGTGAAGATGATGCCCATGATCACGGCATGGGCCATCGCGGCACCGGCTCCCTGCAGGAACCTCATCGCGATCAGCATCTCCTGGTTCTGCGCGGCGCCGCACAGGGCCGAGGCGACCGTGAAGAGGCTCAGCCCGGAGACGAACATCCGCTTGCGGCCGATGAGGTCCCCGAGACGTCCGGAGAGCAGCAGCAGCCCGCCGAAGCCGATCGTGTAGGCGTTGGTGATCCACGCCAGCCTGGCCTCGGGGAAGCCGAGATCGCTCTGGATGGAGCGGAGGGACACGGTCACGATGCTGATGTCGACGACGACCATCATCTGCATCGCGCAGAGCACCGCGAACGCGAGCCAGCGATTGCCTGGGCTCGGCTGGGCGGGCAGGGACATGGGGACGCCTCCTGGTGGTGGTGACAAACGGACCGTAGCATATAGTCAGCTTCAGAATCGTCTACTTCGAAATAAAAAACTTTCGGCCGTTCGATTACCATGGGGGCATGAAGCCAACCGTTGCCGCCCCGCCCGAGGTGGATCTCACGTTCCTGCTGTCGTGGGCCAGCCATGCCCTGCAGACCGAGATGACCGCCGGCCTCAGCGACCTCGGCATCACTCCGCGCGCGCACTGCATCCTGCACAAGGCCGTCTCCGGCGATCTGACGCAGACACAGATCGCGGAGTCGCTCGGACTGGACAAGACGACGATGGTCGTCCTGACGGACAAGCTGGAGAAGGACGGACTCGCCGAGCGTGTCCCGTCCAGCACCGATCGCCGGGCCCGGATCATCCGGGCGACCCCGGCGGGTCTCGAACTGCTCGCCCGGTCCAACGAGATCGTCTCCGGCATACAGGACGACGTACTGGGCACGCTCCCCGAGGAACTGCGCGAGCCCTTCGTCAGGGCCCTCACCCTGCTGGTGGACGGACGGCTGTCCACCTTCGCGCAGTGTGAACAGCCGCCCCGGAGACGCTCCTCGCGCATCTGACGCGAGGCCCGCGGTGTGGCGGGACGGGAGCGGCCCGGGAGCTGCTCGCCCCCGGGCCGGAAGGGTGCCGCGCCGGTCTCAGACCGCGCTCGGCACGGCCGGCGCGCCCAGACCCGTCCGCAGACCGTCCACCAGCCGGGACAAGCCCGCCCGGTCCGCGGCGCCGCCGAAGGCGTAGTAGTCGGGCCGTACCAGTACGGCCGTGGAGCCGGTCTCGGCGAGGAACGGCAGGTACACGCCGTCGGTGTCGACGACCTCGCCCTCGCCCGCGGTGCGCGGATCGGTGCCCTGAGCCAGGACCCGTACGAGCCGCGTGCCGAGCCTGCGGAGGAACTCCCGGTCCGCCTCGGACAGGCCCGCCACCGCATCCTCCGCGGAAAGCAGTACGAAGCCCTCCCCCACGACCTCGTCGAACCAGCCGGCCCGCTCGCCGGCGGCCACCCGGCCCTGCGGCACGAGCACCCCGGCCGGGCGCACCGGCCGGCCCTTCCCACCCAGGTCCAGCAGGCCGCCGGAGAGCGGCTGGAGGGGCGAGCGCTGCTGCGCGGCGGCCGCGGGGACCGGCCGCTCGGCGGCGGCCAGCATCACCATGTCCCGGTCGGCGGCGGCCTTCGGATCGGTCTGGCAGATGATCCGGCCCAGATTCACCGACATGTGGATGGCGTGCTTGGCGTGGGGGCGGCGCTCCACCGGATAGCTGTCCAGCAGCTCCTCTCCCGCCGTACCGCGCAGTACCGCGTCCAGCTTCCAGGACAGGTTGGTGACGTCACGGAAACCGGCGGTCATGCCCTGGCCGGCGAAGGGTGGCATGACGTGGCAGGCGTCACCGGCCAGGAGCAGCCGTCCGGAGCGCCAGGTCTCGGCGTACTTCGCGGCGAACGAGTAGACGTGGAAGCGCTCCAGCGTGGCGTTGCCGGGATGTACGTCGAAGAGCTTCAGCAGCCGCCAGGCGCTCTCCTCCGTGTTCAGTTCCTCCACCGTTTCGCCGGCCGCGCGCATGAACTCCCAGCGCCGGTGGCCCGGCCCGGCCGAGACGGAGGTGCGGGGCCGGTGCGGGTCACAGATCTGCAGGTTGTTCGGCCGGAACACGCGTTCCTCGTGCAGCACCACGTCACAGATCAGCCAGTCGTGGGAGAAGCCCAGGTCGGTCATCGCGGTGCCGATGGCGCGGCGGACGAAGCTGTTGGCGCCGTCGCAGCCGACCACCCAGCGCGCCGAGTGCACCCGCCGCGAACCGTCCGGGGCGTGTGAGGTGACGTCGACGCGGTCGCCGTGGTCGGTGATCGCCACGGCCTCCTCACCGCGGATCACGGTCAGCTCCGGCAGGCCGGCCCCCTGCGCCACGAGCGCGGCCTCCAGGGCGGGTTGGTACATGGACGTCGACTCGGGCCAGCCGCATCGGCCCCGCTCGGCCACGTCGATGTGCAGCAGCGCCTGCCCCGCCGCGTTCTCCCAGGTGTAGTCGCCGGACGGCTCGCCGATCTCACCGATCCGGGCGCCGATGCCGGCGGCCGCCAGGATGCGCGCGCCTTCGCTGTCGAAGGCCACGGCCCGCGGCATGGGGTAGCCGGTGCGCCACCGCTCGACGACGGTCACCCGCCAGCCTCTCCCCGCCAGTTGCAGCGCCAGCACCTGACCGACGGGCCCGTATCCGACGATCAGGACGTCGGCGTCGGTGGGTTGGGTGTGCATCGTCTCCTCCACTCGGGACGGTCCGGGGCCTTCGGGTCAGGCACCGGGCGTGAGGATCTGGCGTACGACCTGCTTGAACGCGGACGGGCTGGTGAGCACCTTGATCTCCTCGACGCCGTCCTCCACCCGCAGGTAGCGCTTGCCGATCAGCACCATCTGGCCGTTTTCGAAGGCACGGCTGTGGATGCGGGTGCCGATCAGCACCTGCTCCAGCGGGAAGTCGGCGATGCCGGGCACGAGCCGGCCCCAGTCGGAGATCTGCCGGTACCGGTCCTCGAAGCGGTACGAGGGGCTCCAGTCGCCGCCCTTCGCCCGGCGCTGCAGCACCTGGTACCCGTCCTCCTCGACCAGCCGGTACTGGCAGCCGTACTGCTCCTGGATCTCGTCGGTGACGCGCAGCGGTTCCAGGTACGAGGGGCCGGCCAGCCCGACGTCCACGAGGTAGCGCTCGCCGCCGAGTTCCACGCAGTTGAAGATGTGCTCCAGTTCGGGACCGTAGGTACCGTTGACCTGGATGACGGCGGCCGCGAGGATCCGCACGTGGAAGCCCAGTTCCGTGAGGAGCCGCCGGAACAGCCCGTTGAGTTCGTAGCAGACGCCCCCTCGGCCGCCCTCCACGACGGCCTTGAAGACGGCGTCGTCATCGATCTCCACTTCCAGCAGCACGTCGAATCCGCGCTCGGCGTCAGCGTTGAGGGAGTTGTCGAAGGGGATGGTCATCAGGTGCCGCTTCTGCAGCTCGTTCAGCAGGGTGAGAGACGGCTCGCGCGGCCCTGAGTAGCCGAGTTTCCGCAAGTAGAAGTCGACGTCGAACATGTGCTGTACCACCTCGGGGTTCGGTGGCTCCGCCTACCGGGAGCCGGAGCGGGGCAGGGACGGGGAGCTAGGCCGACGCGAGCTCGTCGTTGAGGAAGTCCGCGATGAACTCCGCGGTCGGGTAGTCGAAGAGCAGCATCGGGGTGAGCGGGATCCCGGTGGCCTCCACGAGCCGGTTGCGCAGTTCGACGGCGGTGAGGGAGTTGAAGCCGATCTCGAAGAAGGCGCTGTCCGGCTCGATGGCCTCCACCACCGGCTCCTCCAGCAACGCCATGGCCACGGTCGCCTCGGCGATGACGAGGTCGAGCAGCTTCTGCAGCCGCTCGTCGTCGCTCAGCCCCGCCAGGCTCTCGACCAGCGCCTGCCGGGTGGCCGCCGCCCGCTCGGTCTCCTCGGGTGTGGCGTTCTCGGTGATTGCTTCCATGGATGTCGTGGCCTCCAGCCAGTAGTGACGGTGTTGGAAGGCGTACGTCGGCAGGTCCGTCCGCCGCGTACCGGTCAGCAGGGCGGGCCACTCGACAGCCAGTCCCCTCACGTGCAGTCGTGCGAGTGCGGTGACGGCGGCACGGCTCTCGGCCGCACCGGGCAGCAATGCCGGTACGAAGGCGAGCTTCGCCGTGTCACCGGTGACGCAGTCCTGCCCCATGCCGGTCAGCACCCCGCCGGGGCCCAGTTCCAGGAAGGTGGTGACACCCTCGTCCTGCAGGGTTCGCATCCCGTCGAGGAACCGCACGGCCTGCCGTACGTGCTCCACCCAGTGGCGCGGCGAGGTGAGTTCGGCCGCGGTGGCGGTTCGGCCGGTGAGGTTGGACAGCACCGGCAGGGCCGGCGCGTGGTACTCCAGCCCGGCCGCGACCTCCTCGAACGCGGCGAGCATGCCGTCCATGAGCGGGGAGTGGAAGGCGTGCGACACCTTCAGCCGTTTGACCCGCCGTCCCCGGGCGGCGAATCCGCCCGCGATCTCGGCGACCGCGTCAGCGTCTCCGGAGAGCACCACCGAACGGGGGCCGTTGACCGCGGCGAGCCCCACCCGGTCGGTGAGGAAGGGCGCCACCTCCTCCTCGGTGGCCTGCACCGCGGTCATGGCACCGCCCGCAGGCAGCGCCTGCATCAGCCGGCCGCGCGCGGCGACGAGTTCGGCGGCGTCCGGCAGCGACCAGACACCGGCGACGTAGGCGGCGGTCAGCTCGCCGATCGAGTGGCCGGCGACGTGGTCGGGGCGTACGCCCCAGGACTCCAGGAGCCGGTACAGCGCCACCTGGAGCGCGAACAGGGCGGGCTGGGCGAATCCTGTGCGATCCAGCAGCCCCTCTTCGTCGGTGGCCGCGAACACCAGTTCCCGCAGCGAGCGGCCGATCCGCACGTCGAGTTCGGCACAGACCTCGTCGAAGGCCGCGGCGAACACCGGGAAAGCCGCGTACAGCTGACGGCCCATGCCCAGACGCTGGCTGCCCTGTCCGGTGAACAGCACGGCCAGCCGCCCCGAGGTCCTCCGGCCGCGCACCACTTCGGGCGCCGGCTCGTCCTCGCTCAGCAGGCGTATCCCGTGCAGCAACTGGTCCCTGCTGCCCGCCACGACCACGGCGCGGTGCTCGAACGCGGCCCGCGTGGTCGCCAGGGCGTGGGCGGCGGACATCAGGTCGAGTCCGGGGTCGGCCTGCGCGTAATCCAGCAAGCGGGCGGCCTGGGCACGCAGCGCGGCGGGACTCTTGCCGGACACCGTCCAGGGCAGCAGCCCGTGTGCCGGTCCCGCTGCCGCAGGCGCCGGTTCGCTCTCCTCGGTGGCGGGGGCCTCTTCGATGACGACGTGGACGTTCGTGCCCGAGACGCCGAAGGAGGAGATGCCGGCGCGGCGCGGCCGTTCACCGGCGGGCCACGCACGGTTCTCGGTGAGCAGCTCCACCGCACCCGCGGACCAGTCCACCTTCGGCGTCGGCTCGTCCACGTGCAACGTCTTCGGCAGCACACCATGACGCAGGGCCATGACCATCTTGATCACACCTGCCACACCCGCGGCAGCCTGGGCATGCCCGATGTTCGACTTCAACGACCCCAGCCACAACGGACGCTCCGCCGGCCGACCCTGCCCGTACGTCGCCAGCAACGCCTGCGCCTCGATCGGATCACCCAGCGTCGTCCCCGTACCATGCGCCTCCACCACGTCCACATCCGCGGCCGACAGACCCGCCGACGCCAACGCCCGGCGGATCACCCGCTCCTGGGAGGGGCCGTTGGGGGCCGTCAGCCCGTTCGAGGCGCCGTCCTGGTTGACCGCCGAGCCCCGGACGACCGCCAGAACCGGGTGGTTGTGCCGCCGCGCCGCGGAGAGCCGTTCCAGCAGCAGTACCGCCACCCCCTCGGACCAGGCGGTGCCGTCCGCCGTACCGGAGAACGCCTTGATCCTTCCGTCCGGCGCCAGCGCGCGCTGCCGGGAGAAGTCGACGTACGCGTCGGGGGTGGCCATCACCGTCACCCCGCCTGCCAGGGCCAGGGAGCACTCGCCCGCGCGCAGCGCCTGCACCGCGAGGTGGAGGGTGACCAGTGAGGACGAGCAGGCCGTGTCCACGGTGACGGACGGGCCGACCAGGTCCAGCGCGTAGGAGACCCGGCCGGAGAGCGCGCTGCCCGCCCGGCCCATGCCGAGGAAGCCGTCGACGCCCTCGGGCAGCCGCTCCACGCCCGTCGCGTAGTCGTGGTGCATGAGCCCCGCGTACACGCCGACGTCGGTGCCGCGCAGCGAGGCAGGGTCGATGCCGGCCCGCTCCAGCACTTCCCACGAGGTCTCCAGCAGCAGCCGCTGCTGCGGGTCCATCGCCAGCGCCTCACGGTCGGAGATCCCGAAGAACGCGGCGTCGAACTCGCCTGCGTCGTGCAGGAATCCGCCCTGTTTCACATAGGTGCGGCCCGGCTGGTCGGGATCGGGGTGGTAGACTCGGTCCAGGTCCCAGCCACGGTTGCCGGGGAACTCCGTGATCCCGTCGCCGCCTGCCGAGACCAGCTGCCACAGCTCCTCGGGCGAGGTCACTGCGCCGGGCAGTCGGCACGCCATGCCGATGACGGCGATCGGTTCGGTGGCGCGCCGGTTCTCTTCGCGCAGCCGCTCGTTCTCCAGCAGCGAGGCGCGCAGGGCCGCGACGAGCTTCTCGTCGTGGGCAGGCTGGGCATTCATCGACAGCTCCTCGTTCGCGGTCGGCAATCAGTGGTCGGCGCCGTCCATCGCCCTGGCGATGAGGCTGTCGACATCCATCTCGGCGATGGCGGCCCTGGAGTCCTCGACGGGCCGCGCCGGTGTCTGCTGTCCGGGGCGTTCGACCAGGGTCAGCAGAGGACCGAGCACCCCCAGTTCACGCAGGCGGCCGATCGGGACGGTCGCCAGCGCCGCACGCAGCTCGCTCTCCCGCGGCTCGCCGAGCTCCTCGGCGGCGGGCGGTTCCGGCGCCAGCTCGGCGAGCAGCCTGCGGGTCAGCGTGACCGGCGTCGGGAAGTCGAACACCAGGGTCGCGGGCAGCCGGACGCCGGTGACGGCCGCCAGCCGGTTGCGCAGCTCCACCGCGGTCAGCGAGTCGAACCCGGCATCCTTGAACGCCAGTTCCTCCTCCACCGCGTCCGCGCCCGGGAGGCCCAGCACCAGGGCGACCTGCGCCCTGACCAGCTCCAGCAGGGTGCGGGTGCGGTCCGCTGCGGGCATGCCGGCCAGGCGTGCGCCGAGCGCGTCGCCGCCGCCCGTCCCGGTCCCGGCCGCGGTGCCGCGCGGCGGGCGCACGAGTCCGCGCAGCAGGGGCGGGACGCCCGACGCCTCGGCCCGCTCGCGTATCCGCGCCAGCTCGAGCCGGGCCGCGACCAGGGTCGCATCCTCGCCGCGCACCGCCGTGTCGAACAGGGCCATGCCCTCTGCGGCGGAGAGCGGTCGCAGACCGCTGCGGGCCATCCTGTCGCGGTCTGCGGCCGTCAGCCGGCCGGTCATGTCGCTGTCCTGGTCCCACGGGCCCCAGGCGAGCGACGTGGCGGGCAGGCCCTGGGCACGCCGGTGCCGGGCGAGCGCGTCGAGGAAGGCGTTCGCGGCCGCGTAGTTGGCCTGTCCGGCACTGCCCATCGTGCCGGCGACCGAGGAGTAGAGCACGAACGCGGCCAGGTCCAGATCCCGGGTGAGCTCGTGCAGGTGCCATGCGGCATCGGCCTTGGGCGCGAGGACCGCGGCGAGCCGCTCGGGGGTGAGTGCGGACAGCACGCCGTCGTCGAGGACGCCCGCGGTGTGCACGACGCCGGTGAGCGGATGCTCCGGCGGAACGGTGTCCAGCAGCGCGCGCAGCGCGTTCCGGTCGGTGACGTCGCAGGCGACCACCGATACCTCCGCGCCGAGCCCGCGCAGCTCGGCGGCGAAGTCGGCGGCGCCGTCGGCCCGCTCACCTCGCCTGCCGGCGAGCACCAGGCGTCGGACGCCGTGCGCGGTCACCAGGTGCCGTGCGGCCACCCGGCCGAGGGCACCGGTGCCACCGGTGATCAGCACGGTGCCGTCGGGGTCGAGGGCACGGACGGCGGTGGAGGCTGCGCCGGCCGCACGGGTCAGCCGAGGTACGGCCAGGTTTCCCGCCCGTATCGCGAGCTGCTCCTCGCCGGTGGCGACGGCGAGGGGCAGCATGCCACGGGACGCGGGGTCGTCGTCCGAGTCGACGAGGACGACACGACCGGGATTCTCGGACTGTGCGGACCGGCCTAGCCCCCAGACGCAGGCAGCGGCCGGGTCCGGAGCGTCCCCGGTGGCCCCGCGGGTGACCAGCACCAGTCGGGAGGCCGCGAGTTCGTCGGCGGCGGCCCAGCTGTGCAGGGCGTCGAGGGCGCGGGCGGTCAGGGCGCGGGCCCGTCGGGGCGCGTCGGCAGCCTCCGGGGGGTGGTGGCCGGACGGGTCCGCGGGGTCGGTGGGGCCGGTCAGGTCGACCAGCAGGGCCTGGGGCACGCTGCCGCCCGCGCGTACGGCCTCGACCAGCGCCGTGACGTCGGTCAGTTCTGTCAGGG contains these protein-coding regions:
- a CDS encoding MarR family winged helix-turn-helix transcriptional regulator, which produces MKPTVAAPPEVDLTFLLSWASHALQTEMTAGLSDLGITPRAHCILHKAVSGDLTQTQIAESLGLDKTTMVVLTDKLEKDGLAERVPSSTDRRARIIRATPAGLELLARSNEIVSGIQDDVLGTLPEELREPFVRALTLLVDGRLSTFAQCEQPPRRRSSRI
- a CDS encoding bifunctional 3-(3-hydroxy-phenyl)propionate/3-hydroxycinnamic acid hydroxylase; translated protein: MHTQPTDADVLIVGYGPVGQVLALQLAGRGWRVTVVERWRTGYPMPRAVAFDSEGARILAAAGIGARIGEIGEPSGDYTWENAAGQALLHIDVAERGRCGWPESTSMYQPALEAALVAQGAGLPELTVIRGEEAVAITDHGDRVDVTSHAPDGSRRVHSARWVVGCDGANSFVRRAIGTAMTDLGFSHDWLICDVVLHEERVFRPNNLQICDPHRPRTSVSAGPGHRRWEFMRAAGETVEELNTEESAWRLLKLFDVHPGNATLERFHVYSFAAKYAETWRSGRLLLAGDACHVMPPFAGQGMTAGFRDVTNLSWKLDAVLRGTAGEELLDSYPVERRPHAKHAIHMSVNLGRIICQTDPKAAADRDMVMLAAAERPVPAAAAQQRSPLQPLSGGLLDLGGKGRPVRPAGVLVPQGRVAAGERAGWFDEVVGEGFVLLSAEDAVAGLSEADREFLRRLGTRLVRVLAQGTDPRTAGEGEVVDTDGVYLPFLAETGSTAVLVRPDYYAFGGAADRAGLSRLVDGLRTGLGAPAVPSAV
- a CDS encoding arylamine N-acetyltransferase family protein, coding for MFDVDFYLRKLGYSGPREPSLTLLNELQKRHLMTIPFDNSLNADAERGFDVLLEVEIDDDAVFKAVVEGGRGGVCYELNGLFRRLLTELGFHVRILAAAVIQVNGTYGPELEHIFNCVELGGERYLVDVGLAGPSYLEPLRVTDEIQEQYGCQYRLVEEDGYQVLQRRAKGGDWSPSYRFEDRYRQISDWGRLVPGIADFPLEQVLIGTRIHSRAFENGQMVLIGKRYLRVEDGVEEIKVLTSPSAFKQVVRQILTPGA